A region of Etheostoma cragini isolate CJK2018 chromosome 24, CSU_Ecrag_1.0, whole genome shotgun sequence DNA encodes the following proteins:
- the LOC117939365 gene encoding fibroblast growth factor 14-like isoform X2, giving the protein MAAAIASGLIRQKRQAREQHAHRPTPHRRRKSPGKKQGLCNGNLVDIFSKVRIFGLKKRRLRRQEPQLKGIVTRLFCRQGFYLQMGQDGSMDGTKDDSTNSSLFNLIPVGLRVVAIQSVKTGLYIAMNGEGHLYSSELFTAECKFKESVFENYYVIYSSMLYRQKESGRAWFLGLNKEGQAMKGNRVKKTKPAAHFLPKPIEVAMYREPSLHDVGEAVPKLAGGPPSKSTTSEPVVMNGGKPVNKPDKEET; this is encoded by the exons ATGGCAGCGGCCATCGCCAGCGGTTTGATCCGGCAGAAGCGACAGGCGAGAGAGCAACACGCCCACAGACCGACTCCTCACCGGCGGCGGAAGAGCCCCGGTAAGAAGCAGGGGCTGTGCAACGGGAACCTGGTCGACATCTTCTCCAAAGTCCGGATATTTGGTTTGAAGAAAAGGAGGCTACGGAGACAAG AACCACAGCTGAAGGGCATAGTGACCAGGTTGTTCTGCAGGCAGGGCTTCTATCTCCAGATGGGCCAGGATGGAAGTATGGACGGGACCAAAGACGACAGCACCAActcct CTCTGTTTAACTTAATTCCTGTGGGTCTAAGAGTTGTGGCCATCCAATCAGTCAAGACTGGCCTCTACATCGCCATGAACGGAGAGGGTCATCTCTACTCATCG GAACTGTTTACAGCGGAGTGTAAATTTAAGGAGTCGGTGTTTGAGAACTACTATGTAATCTACAGCTCAATGCTCTACAGACAGAAGGAGTCGGGCCGGGCCTGGTTTCTGGGCCTCAATAAAGAGGGACAGGCCATGAAGGGCAACAGGGTTAAAAAGACCAAACCAGCTGCACACTTCCTGCCTAAACCTATAGAAG TTGCAATGTACCGAGAGCCTTCGTTGCACGATGTTGGGGAGGCGGTGCCTAAACTCGCCGGGGGCCCGCCTTCCAAAAGCACAACCAGCGAACCAGTGGTCATGAATGGGGGCAAACCAGTCAACAAACCAGACAAGGAGGAGACATAA
- the LOC117939365 gene encoding fibroblast growth factor 14-like isoform X4 — MLYSAVNVAEPQLKGIVTRLFCRQGFYLQMGQDGSMDGTKDDSTNSSLFNLIPVGLRVVAIQSVKTGLYIAMNGEGHLYSSELFTAECKFKESVFENYYVIYSSMLYRQKESGRAWFLGLNKEGQAMKGNRVKKTKPAAHFLPKPIEVAMYREPSLHDVGEAVPKLAGGPPSKSTTSEPVVMNGGKPVNKPDKEET, encoded by the exons AACCACAGCTGAAGGGCATAGTGACCAGGTTGTTCTGCAGGCAGGGCTTCTATCTCCAGATGGGCCAGGATGGAAGTATGGACGGGACCAAAGACGACAGCACCAActcct CTCTGTTTAACTTAATTCCTGTGGGTCTAAGAGTTGTGGCCATCCAATCAGTCAAGACTGGCCTCTACATCGCCATGAACGGAGAGGGTCATCTCTACTCATCG GAACTGTTTACAGCGGAGTGTAAATTTAAGGAGTCGGTGTTTGAGAACTACTATGTAATCTACAGCTCAATGCTCTACAGACAGAAGGAGTCGGGCCGGGCCTGGTTTCTGGGCCTCAATAAAGAGGGACAGGCCATGAAGGGCAACAGGGTTAAAAAGACCAAACCAGCTGCACACTTCCTGCCTAAACCTATAGAAG TTGCAATGTACCGAGAGCCTTCGTTGCACGATGTTGGGGAGGCGGTGCCTAAACTCGCCGGGGGCCCGCCTTCCAAAAGCACAACCAGCGAACCAGTGGTCATGAATGGGGGCAAACCAGTCAACAAACCAGACAAGGAGGAGACATAA
- the LOC117939365 gene encoding fibroblast growth factor 14-like isoform X5, whose amino-acid sequence MGQDGSMDGTKDDSTNSSLFNLIPVGLRVVAIQSVKTGLYIAMNGEGHLYSSELFTAECKFKESVFENYYVIYSSMLYRQKESGRAWFLGLNKEGQAMKGNRVKKTKPAAHFLPKPIEVAMYREPSLHDVGEAVPKLAGGPPSKSTTSEPVVMNGGKPVNKPDKEET is encoded by the exons ATGGGCCAGGATGGAAGTATGGACGGGACCAAAGACGACAGCACCAActcct CTCTGTTTAACTTAATTCCTGTGGGTCTAAGAGTTGTGGCCATCCAATCAGTCAAGACTGGCCTCTACATCGCCATGAACGGAGAGGGTCATCTCTACTCATCG GAACTGTTTACAGCGGAGTGTAAATTTAAGGAGTCGGTGTTTGAGAACTACTATGTAATCTACAGCTCAATGCTCTACAGACAGAAGGAGTCGGGCCGGGCCTGGTTTCTGGGCCTCAATAAAGAGGGACAGGCCATGAAGGGCAACAGGGTTAAAAAGACCAAACCAGCTGCACACTTCCTGCCTAAACCTATAGAAG TTGCAATGTACCGAGAGCCTTCGTTGCACGATGTTGGGGAGGCGGTGCCTAAACTCGCCGGGGGCCCGCCTTCCAAAAGCACAACCAGCGAACCAGTGGTCATGAATGGGGGCAAACCAGTCAACAAACCAGACAAGGAGGAGACATAA